Within the Chrysiogenia bacterium genome, the region AGTGGCCTGCAGATACTCATCGACGCTGCGCTTGCCGCGCTTGTAGATGAGTGGCCTGCAGATACTCATCGACGCTGCGCTTGCCGCGCTTGTAGATGCCTTCGAGTTCGATCTCCACCTGGGTGCCGTGGTCGAGGTCGAACTCGACCTCTTCGTCACGTAGAATCTCGGGCTCGTTGCTGCGCGTGTTGATGCGGATGTCGAAGGCGTGGGCAGGTTTCCCCTTGGCCGTGCGGGAGATCGCCGTGATCGGCTTGCCCGTGGTCAGGTGGCCGTACATGCCCGCGGCCGAGATGCCGATGCCCTGCTGCCCGCGCGACTGCTTGAGGCGGTGGAACTTCGATCCATAGAGCAGCTTGCCGAAGATCTTCGGGATCTGGGCCTTCACGATGCCCGGGCCGTTGTCGCGCACTTTCACGCGGTAGCGGTTCTCGCCGGTGGAGCGGATCTCGACGTGCAGGTCGGGCAGAATGCCCGCTTCCTCGCAGGCGTCGAGCGAGTTGTCGACCGCTTCCTTGATGGTGGTCAGCAGCGCCTTGGTCGGGTTGTCGAATCCCAGCAGGTGGCGGTTCTTGGTAAAGAACTCGCTGACGGAGATCTCGCGCTGCTTGCCGGCCATGGTCTCGGCCGTGCTGCGGCGCTCACCCTTGGCGGGCTTTGCAGCTTTCGATTTTTTCGGAGCCTTTGCAGGCTTCTCTTCCTTCGGGGCAGGTGCGGGCTTTGCGGCCGCTTTCTTCGCCTTCGCGGGCGCAGCCTTCTTCGGCGCACTCCTGGGGGTGCCGCCGCCGAGCAGGTCGAGCTGGTCATCCGCCTTTTTGGCGGTCTTCGAGGATGTCTTTTTCTTGGGAGCCGATTTCGCTTTGGCCATGTTCTCTTGCATCAATCACCGGGCGGCGCCCCAAAAAAGAGCCACGCTCCGGATACCCAGCCTCACCCAGGTGGAGAATGGCCCCATCCTTGCCGGGAAACGGGCCGGAAGGCAAACGGCCCGGGATCAACCGCCAAGGCGCCAAGAACGCCAAGGGGGTATCAGGTACTCAAAATGACGCGCTTGACCCCGTCTCGCATGCGGGGGGCATTGAAGTTCAGGAGGAGGCCAAG harbors:
- a CDS encoding DNA topoisomerase VI subunit B, encoding MAKAKSAPKKKTSSKTAKKADDQLDLLGGGTPRSAPKKAAPAKAKKAAAKPAPAPKEEKPAKAPKKSKAAKPAKGERRSTAETMAGKQREISVSEFFTKNRHLLGFDNPTKALLTTIKEAVDNSLDACEEAGILPDLHVEIRSTGENRYRVKVRDNGPGIVKAQIPKIFGKLLYGSKFHRLKQSRGQQGIGISAAGMYGHLTTGKPITAISRTAKGKPAHAFDIRINTRSNEPEILRDEEVEFDLDHGTQVEIELEGIYKRGKRSVDEYLQATHLQARQAQRR